From Primulina huaijiensis isolate GDHJ02 chromosome 15, ASM1229523v2, whole genome shotgun sequence, one genomic window encodes:
- the LOC140959223 gene encoding uncharacterized protein, whose translation MGKVPRLVDLCMENIRDELLIGDDDNKLSSVIYELPSELFDGLLPLLPPLALQKLHENMPLDFRNYFEPADEYHGGCRKRKRCGILDRAWWALLKLRWPIHDHPTLAVSWLDKHGEEKTVSTNEWQQIYWEKHLQDCVDAVAETALLPSYDGSIGEIQIPEFILQYIVCRDHLIKSGSCHRKFSGHCQQFGVYARSLRLPNVLCVAETCHLLQTSKLERLELQWIKSADHVEGLCELLKQNSETLKSVDFIHCKLSSNFVDKFWESLYIKGLQTHGIEHFSIKRSSFLQTDSSPMPAELTHFLTSGRSLHSLTLCDDHLGRNFARVVFSTLLDSSASISILDLSENNISGFLSQFRWKSTSRSLGLGKSLQSLRVLNLRNNNLEKDDADSLRQALVHMPNLQNLDLSDNPIEDGIRSLVSYFMEISCRDLPFVDLKLENCELTCNHATQILEVLSTMKTPLNMLSIKGNHLGSKIGALLGKFMCTGVRGLDVEDTGLGSSGFMLALKEICEELKLVYMNISNNQGGIESAKFIARIISLARELVAVDARYNSMPVESIAVISPGLKAAKGKLEHLDMSGNCFGDGLADYMPLLAEFHARGNLSLNLSGSAARNVPYDDEP comes from the exons ATGGGAAAAGTTCCAAGATTAGTTGATTTATGCATGGAAAACATCAGAGATGAACTTCTCATCG GGGATGATGATAATAAATTGTCATCTGTTATTTATGAGCTTCCATCGGAGTTGTTCGATGGCTTGTTGCCATTGTTACCTCCATTGGCATTACAGAAGCTACATGAGAACAT GCCATTAGACTTCAGAAATTATTTTGAACCCGCTGATGAATACCATGGAGGTTGTCGAAAACGCAAAAG ATGTGGGATTTTGGACAGAGCATGGTGGGCATTGCTCAAACTTCGATGGCCTATTCATGATCATCCAACCCTGGCTGTATCTTGGCTGGATAAACATGGTGAAGAAAAGACTGTTTCAACGAACGAATGGCAACAGATATATTGGGAGAAACATTTGCAAGA CTGTGTGGATGCTGTTGCAGAGACTGCTCTTCTCCCTTCTTATGATGGTTCTATTGGGGAAATACAAATTCCGG AGTTTATACTACAATACATTGTTTGCCGGGATCACCTGATTAAGTCAGGGAGCTGCCATCGGAAATTCTCTGGTCATTGCCAACAATTTGGCGTTTATGCCAG ATCTCTGAGGCTTCCAAACGTCCTATGTGTTGCAGAAACCTGT CACTTGTTACAAACTAGTAAGTTAGAGAGACTGGAACTTCAGTGGATTAAATCTGCTGACCAT GTTGAGGGATTATGTGAACTTCTGAAGCAGAATAGTGAAACTCTAAAGTCAGTTGATTTTATCCATTGCAAGCTTTCGTCAAATTTTGTTGATAAATTTTGGGAGTCACTGTACATTAAGGGTCTTCAAACACATGGAATTGAGCATTTCTCGATCAAGAGATCTAGCTTCCTACAAACTGATTCATCTCCCATGCCTGCAGAATTGACACATTTCTTAACATCAGGGAG GTCATTGCATTCATTAACCTTATGTGATGACCATCTGGGGCGGAACTTTGCAAGAGTGGTATTCAGTACCCTTCTTGATTCTTCTGCTAGTATATCCATTCTAGACCTTTCAGAAAATAAT ATTTCAGGTTTTCTTTCTCAGTTTCGGTGGAAATCAACAAGTCGCTCTCTTGGATTAGGAAAGTCTTTGCAATCATTACGAGTGCTTAACTTAAG GAATAATAATTTAGAAAAAGATGATGCCGACAGTCTCAGACAGGCTCTGGTTCACATGCCTAATTTACAGAATCTTGATTTAAGTGACAATCCCATTGAAGATGGAATCAG GAGTCTTGTCTCATATTTTATGGAGATCTCCTGTAGAGACTTGCCTTTTGTTGATTTGAAGCTTGAGAATTGTGAGCTTACCTGCAACCATGCGACTCAAATTTTAGAAGTACTTTCAACTATGAAGACACCACTCAATATGCTTTCAATCAAAGGCAATCACCTTGGCAG CAAAATTGGGGCACTATTAGGGAAGTTTATGTGCACGGGTGTTCGTGGCCTCGATGTTGAAGACACCGGACTTGGATCCTCTGGTTTTATGCTAGCACTTAAGGAAATATGTGAGGAATTAAAGCTTGTGTACATGAATATAAG CAATAACCAAGGGGGGATTGAATCTGCAAAATTCATAGCGAGGATAATTTCATTAGCACGCGAACTTGTCGCAGTTGATGCACGATATAACTCAATGCCTGTTGAATCTATAGCAGTAATTTCACCTGGCTTGAAAGCCGCAAAAG GAAAATTGGAGCATCTGGACATGTCTGGAAACTGCTTTGGTGACGGACTTGCTGATTATATGCCACTCTTGGCTGAATTCCATGCCCGTGGGAACCTTTCCCTGAATCTTTCAGGATCTGCTGCTCGAAATGTTCCTTACGACGACGAGCCTTAG
- the LOC140959510 gene encoding 26S proteasome regulatory subunit 4 homolog A-like, with amino-acid sequence MGQGTPGGLNRQLPGDRKNDGDKKEKKFEPAAPPARVGRKQRKQKGPEAAARLPVVTPLTKCKLRLLKMERIKDYLLMEEEFVANQERLKPQEEKTEEDRSKVDDLRGSPMSVGNLEELIDENHAIVSSSVGPEYYVGILSFVDKDQIEPGCAILMHNKVLSVVGLLQDEVDPMVSVMKVEKAPLESYADIGGLDAQIQEIKEAVELPLTHPELYEDIGIKPPKGVILYGEPGTGKTLLAKAVANSTSATFLRVVGSELIQKYLGDGPKLVRELFRVADDLSPSIVFIDEIDAVGTKRYDAHSGGEREIQRTMLELLNQLDGFDSRGDVKVILATNKIESLDPALLRPGRIDRKIEFPLPDIKTRRRIFQIHTSKMTLADDVNLEEFVMTKDEFSGADIKAICTEAGLLALRERRMKVTHADFKKAKDKVMFKKKEGVLEGLYM; translated from the exons ATGGGTCAGGGCACGCCGGGTGGTCTGAACAGGCAACTCCCGGGAGACAGGAAGAACGACGGCGACAAGAAGGAGAAGAAATTCGAGCCGGCGGCGCCGCCGGCTCGTGTGGGACGCAAGCAGCGCAAGCAGAAGGGTCCTGAGGCTGCAGCTCGGCTGCCTGTGGTAACGCCTCTGACAAAGTGCAAGCTGCGGCTTTTGAAGATGGAGCGAATCAAAGACTATCTTTTGATGGAAGAAGAGTTTGTTGCTAATCAGGAGAGGCTGAAGCCACAGGAGGAGAAGACTGAGGAGGATCGGTCCAAGGTCGATGATCTGCGTGGGTCACCCATGAGTGTTGGAAATTTGGAGGAGTTGATTGATGAGAATCATGCCATTGTTTCCTCCTCGGTTGGGCCGGAGTACTATGTGGGGATCTTGTCGTTTGTGGATAAGGATCAGATCGAACCCGGATGCGCTATTCTCATGCACAATAAG GTTCTCTCTGTTGTTGGACTGCTTCAAGACGAAGTCGATCCTATGGTATCAGTTATGAAGGTTGAGAAAGCTCCATTGGAATCTTACGCTGATATTGGTGGGCTGGATGCACAGATCCAGGAGATTAAAGAGGCAGTTGAGCTTCCATTAACTCACCCTGAATTATATGAGGATATCGGTATCAAACCTCCCAAGGGTGTCATACTTTATGGAGAGCCTGGGACTGGGAAAACACTGCTTGCAAAG GCTGTTGCAAACTCTACATCGGCAACTTTCTTGCGAGTTGTTGGTAGTGAATTGATTCAAAAGTATCTTGGAGATGGCCCTAAATTGGTTAGAGAACTGTTTAGAGTTGCTGATGATCTCTCTCCGTCTATCGTTTTTATTGATGAAATTGATGCAGTGGGTACAAAAAG GTATGATGCCCACTCAGGCGGTGAACGGGAAATTCAGAGGACTATGTTAGAATTGCTGAACCAGTTAGATGGCTTTGATTCTAGAGGAGATGTTAAAGTAATTCTTGCAACAAATAAAATTGAAAGTCTCGATCCTGCCCTCCTTCGGCCAGGTAGAATAGACCGAAAGATTGAATTCCCTCTTCCAGATATCAAAACGAGGAGGCGTATTTTCCAG ATACACACGTCAAAGATGACATTGGCTGATGATGTAAACCTTGAAGAATTTGTCATGACAAAAGATGAGTTTTCTGGAGCTGATATCAAGGCCATATGCACTGAAGCTGGTTTACTTGCTTTGAGAGAGCGTCGTATGAAG GTGACACATGCAGATTTCAAGAAAGCCAAAGACAAGGTTATGTTCAAAAAGAAAGAAGGTGTTCTGGAGGGGCTTTACATGTGA
- the LOC140960513 gene encoding uncharacterized protein — translation MAKWGFMLLLVLLFSHRIAARFLPSDAGFTDQKNFVAFNDVGSYAGLGDNGIPFGGVGGGVGAGGDIGGVNGFGGIGGVIGTGPAGGGFGSGAGGLGGAAGGFGRGAAGGSGGGAVLLQP, via the coding sequence atggcAAAGTGGGGTTTCATGCTTCTTCTAGTTCTCCTTTTTTCTCACCGCATCGCAGCTAGGTTTTTGCCAAGTGACGCTGGCTTCACTGACCAGAAGAACTTTGTCGCCTTCAATGACGTCGGTAGCTACGCTGGCCTCGGCGATAATGGGATTCCATTCGGCGGGGTTGGTGGCGGAGTGGGAGCCGGCGGAGACATCGGCGGAGTCAATGGATTCGGTGGGATTGGTGGTGTCATTGGGACTGGACCTGCCGGAGGCGGATTTGGCAGTGGAGCTGGTGGGCTAGGAGGAGCTGCAGGAGGATTTGGCCGTGGTGCTGCCGGCGGCAGTGGAGGTGGTGCTGTTCTGCTGCAGCCTTGA